The following proteins are co-located in the Syntrophorhabdales bacterium genome:
- a CDS encoding alpha/beta hydrolase yields MKIRANDIYINYEINGGGDWLILIHGAGDNLAIWYNQVPVFSKEYNVLTYDMRGHGLTEVAEGDYTSGVWADDLYALINELGVRRASVLGYSLGGMIAAMLATEHPEMVNALVLAGVAGAAVGLGDRTVWEERRNAQMAILEKEGMTGIIKERIHVDSSTTFSAGFAEKHTDMIKKYEEALAISSAAGYRKVLESMGRRGRPVDFSKIVCPALIIVGEHDRWSGPEAGKVMQQRIAGSELVVLPTGHACQIEEPGAFNEVVLSFLRRAVPQERSAAAP; encoded by the coding sequence ATGAAAATCAGGGCAAACGATATATATATCAATTACGAAATCAATGGCGGTGGTGATTGGCTTATCCTTATTCATGGAGCGGGGGATAATCTCGCCATCTGGTATAACCAGGTCCCTGTCTTCTCCAAAGAGTATAATGTGCTCACCTACGACATGCGCGGGCACGGCCTCACGGAAGTGGCCGAAGGCGATTACACCAGCGGTGTCTGGGCCGATGATCTCTATGCGCTGATTAACGAGCTCGGCGTGAGGCGAGCCTCTGTGCTAGGCTATTCCCTCGGAGGCATGATCGCGGCAATGCTTGCCACCGAACACCCTGAGATGGTCAATGCCCTCGTACTGGCAGGGGTTGCGGGTGCAGCAGTGGGACTCGGCGATCGCACGGTTTGGGAGGAGCGGCGCAACGCGCAAATGGCTATCCTTGAAAAAGAAGGCATGACAGGAATCATCAAAGAAAGAATTCACGTCGATTCCTCCACTACGTTTTCTGCAGGCTTTGCCGAGAAGCATACGGATATGATCAAGAAATATGAGGAAGCTTTGGCGATATCCAGCGCCGCAGGGTACAGAAAGGTGCTTGAATCCATGGGTCGAAGGGGACGCCCCGTTGATTTCTCGAAGATAGTGTGCCCTGCGTTGATCATAGTAGGCGAGCATGATCGCTGGTCCGGACCGGAAGCAGGCAAAGTAATGCAGCAGCGAATAGCAGGCTCTGAGCTGGTTGTGCTTCCTACGGGGCACGCCTGCCAGATTGAAGAGCCGGGAGCGTTCAACGAGGTCGTGCTTTCTTTCTTGCGTAGGGCCGTACCCCAGGAAAGGTCTGCAGCCGCACCGTAG
- the ppk2 gene encoding polyphosphate kinase 2, which translates to MRKNSAKAKESDNKLKNKEYLKKLAKLHVELVKLQEWVKAKGLKVIIVFEGRDGAGKGGVIKAITERVSPRVFRVVALTAPTEREKSQMYVQRYMAHFPGAGEVVIFDRSWYNRAGVERVMRFCTEEQSKKFLQLVPLVEKAMVESGIILLKYWLEVSPEEQTRRLEGRINDGRKIWKLSPMDIESYNRWYDYSRARDDMFKATDTAWAPWFVAKSDDKKRARLNIISHLLSKIPYKKTPHEKVKLPKRQADKKYREPDYPYKYVPEVS; encoded by the coding sequence ATGCGTAAGAATAGCGCGAAAGCAAAAGAAAGCGACAACAAACTGAAGAACAAGGAGTACCTGAAAAAACTCGCCAAGCTGCATGTGGAGTTGGTCAAACTGCAGGAGTGGGTCAAAGCGAAGGGGCTCAAGGTCATTATCGTCTTCGAAGGGCGGGACGGCGCTGGGAAAGGCGGGGTGATCAAGGCAATCACCGAGCGGGTGAGCCCGCGCGTCTTTCGCGTGGTGGCGTTGACGGCGCCGACTGAGCGGGAGAAAAGCCAGATGTACGTTCAACGGTACATGGCGCATTTCCCGGGTGCCGGCGAAGTGGTCATCTTCGACCGCAGCTGGTACAACCGTGCTGGTGTGGAGCGGGTGATGAGATTCTGTACCGAGGAGCAGTCGAAGAAGTTCCTTCAGTTGGTGCCGCTCGTCGAAAAGGCGATGGTCGAGTCAGGGATCATCCTGCTCAAGTACTGGCTCGAGGTCAGCCCCGAAGAGCAGACCCGCCGCCTTGAAGGGCGGATCAATGATGGGCGCAAGATTTGGAAGCTCTCGCCCATGGATATCGAGTCCTACAACCGCTGGTACGATTACTCCCGGGCGCGCGACGACATGTTTAAAGCGACGGATACTGCCTGGGCGCCGTGGTTTGTTGCAAAATCCGATGATAAGAAACGCGCGCGATTAAACATCATCTCGCACCTTCTCAGCAAGATTCCTTATAAGAAAACGCCTCACGAAAAAGTGAAACTGCCGAAGCGGCAAGCAGACAAGAAATACCGGGAGCCAGACTATCCGTACAAGTACGTTCCTGAGGTGAGCTGA
- a CDS encoding AAA family ATPase, giving the protein MYERFYGFSGEPFNSGPDLRFLYLTPSHAEAYRGMLSGIKERKSLTVITGDPGVGKTVLIRALLAQLDQKVRTALIVFTLLEFSDLLKSICRDLGILTGGQDTSVLLEMFYRYLFETPQDETVAIIIDEAQGLDVSVLNDLVSLWATDNPYLQLQAVLIGQPGLETKLDAQELKSLRDMIAFRYHVRPLTRQESSAYIDHRLRIVGSSSLEVFKPEAVDRICDCAAGNPRTINTVCEGALLVGYGMYRRKIDTRIVNEAIEDLRLSQPREAKRPLPEPLPAEEPRPEELASEPVPARRLWERPIYQLLHQLLEWVRSLKPVSLPEPILTAEPVPEPLTAEPVPEPLPAEEPRPEELASEPVPARRLWGRPVYQLAAGSALVMAGLILLVVSTLQHVPPKETSESGVRTVIAEKGSALSMPAEQNKRPAPVPSISVKRQVPRRQVVHEQRKPPRTLAYERKQPPQPLLHNQEQPSQAHVHDQEKPYQPVAPYRPHPADQDALSLKQDAAWAVLGR; this is encoded by the coding sequence ATGTACGAGCGTTTTTACGGCTTCTCAGGAGAACCCTTTAATTCCGGACCAGACCTCAGATTTCTCTACCTGACGCCGAGTCACGCTGAAGCATACCGCGGTATGCTCTCGGGAATAAAGGAGCGGAAGAGTCTCACAGTCATAACCGGAGATCCGGGAGTAGGAAAAACAGTGCTCATCCGCGCATTGCTCGCACAATTGGATCAGAAAGTAAGGACGGCCTTGATTGTCTTCACGCTCCTGGAGTTTAGCGACCTCCTGAAGAGTATTTGTCGCGACCTCGGGATTTTGACAGGGGGGCAGGACACGTCGGTTCTTCTGGAAATGTTTTACCGGTACCTCTTCGAGACGCCTCAGGATGAAACCGTGGCCATCATTATAGACGAGGCACAGGGTCTGGACGTGAGTGTCCTCAACGACCTCGTGAGTCTGTGGGCCACTGATAACCCGTACCTGCAGCTCCAAGCCGTACTTATCGGACAACCTGGGCTTGAGACAAAGCTCGATGCTCAGGAGTTGAAGAGCCTCCGCGACATGATTGCTTTCCGGTACCATGTTAGACCCCTCACCCGGCAAGAATCGAGCGCCTATATAGACCACCGTTTAAGGATAGTGGGCAGTTCCAGCTTAGAGGTATTCAAGCCAGAGGCGGTCGACCGGATTTGCGATTGTGCCGCCGGCAATCCCCGAACGATCAACACAGTCTGCGAAGGAGCTCTTCTTGTCGGCTACGGCATGTACAGGCGGAAAATTGATACCAGGATCGTCAACGAGGCCATTGAGGATTTGAGACTTTCCCAGCCCAGGGAAGCGAAAAGACCCCTCCCGGAACCCCTCCCGGCTGAAGAACCACGTCCTGAAGAACTCGCATCTGAACCGGTCCCCGCACGAAGGCTCTGGGAAAGACCCATATACCAGCTTCTACACCAGCTTCTGGAATGGGTGCGATCCCTGAAGCCTGTGTCGCTGCCCGAACCTATCCTGACCGCAGAACCCGTGCCGGAACCGCTGACCGCAGAACCCGTGCCGGAACCGCTCCCGGCTGAAGAACCACGTCCTGAAGAACTCGCATCTGAACCGGTCCCTGCACGAAGGCTCTGGGGAAGACCTGTATACCAGCTGGCGGCCGGTTCAGCACTTGTCATGGCAGGTCTGATACTCCTTGTCGTTTCGACCCTGCAACATGTCCCACCCAAAGAAACCAGTGAGAGTGGGGTACGAACCGTTATCGCCGAAAAAGGATCCGCCTTGTCTATGCCGGCCGAGCAGAACAAGAGGCCCGCGCCGGTGCCGAGCATTTCGGTCAAGAGACAAGTGCCTCGACGCCAAGTAGTCCATGAGCAGAGAAAACCACCTCGGACCCTCGCCTACGAGCGGAAGCAACCGCCTCAACCATTGCTCCATAATCAGGAGCAGCCGTCTCAGGCCCATGTCCACGACCAGGAGAAGCCTTATCAGCCGGTCGCCCCTTACCGGCCACATCCTGCAGATCAGGATGCCCTGTCGCTGAAGCAAGATGCAGCGTGGGCTGTACTGGGGCGTTAG
- a CDS encoding PEP-CTERM sorting domain-containing protein (PEP-CTERM proteins occur, often in large numbers, in the proteomes of bacteria that also encode an exosortase, a predicted intramembrane cysteine proteinase. The presence of a PEP-CTERM domain at a protein's C-terminus predicts cleavage within the sorting domain, followed by covalent anchoring to some some component of the (usually Gram-negative) cell surface. Many PEP-CTERM proteins exhibit an unusual sequence composition that includes large numbers of potential glycosylation sites. Expression of one such protein has been shown restore the ability of a bacterium to form floc, a type of biofilm.), whose product MITQKGKITALGLLLLIFMSAQAAYGMGGSGHGGGWWMGAPSASSGEASTRNSADQARSSSSADQARSSGVTNGFSQSPGSAGCGATAMNDPVTIATVPEPVVGLLLGLGVLGLAIKVRRARN is encoded by the coding sequence ATGATAACGCAAAAGGGTAAAATAACAGCCTTGGGTTTGCTTCTCCTTATCTTCATGTCCGCCCAGGCTGCCTATGGCATGGGCGGCAGCGGTCATGGAGGCGGATGGTGGATGGGTGCACCATCTGCTTCCTCTGGAGAGGCCTCGACACGAAACTCGGCTGACCAAGCCCGCTCCTCCAGCTCGGCTGACCAAGCCCGCTCCTCGGGTGTCACCAACGGGTTCTCGCAAAGCCCTGGAAGTGCGGGGTGCGGAGCTACCGCGATGAACGACCCGGTTACCATCGCCACCGTGCCGGAGCCGGTTGTCGGGCTGCTCCTCGGTCTCGGGGTGCTTGGGCTGGCGATAAAAGTTCGGAGAGCGAGAAACTAA
- a CDS encoding PEP-CTERM sorting domain-containing protein produces the protein MKKLIGLAALVLALMLVGTPAMATFELVLSEDAGAQTVVASGADFNNLSFSGIFGDFTVSIFGATAQNAAGGSNMLSSVTTVSENVTASHTLHMFVAEQDYTLPTSASNQLQIFSGMGGTYGNEPGISQAVTFRMWADSANGLLTIPGTFSNGNQPATPAFSPHANFNSGNGMDVSGLFTRGAGAYSLTSRTDVTMSGGGDMNYATHIFVQAVPEPSVLLLLGAGLLGLGAAARRTSFRSKK, from the coding sequence ATGAAAAAGCTCATCGGATTGGCGGCCCTGGTACTTGCCTTGATGCTGGTGGGAACACCGGCGATGGCTACTTTTGAACTGGTCTTATCGGAGGACGCGGGGGCGCAGACAGTAGTGGCAAGTGGAGCAGACTTCAACAACCTCAGCTTTTCGGGGATTTTCGGGGACTTCACCGTAAGTATTTTCGGTGCGACTGCCCAGAATGCTGCCGGGGGAAGTAACATGTTGAGTTCGGTCACCACGGTGTCGGAAAATGTCACTGCCAGTCACACGCTACACATGTTTGTAGCTGAACAGGACTACACCCTTCCCACCTCTGCATCAAACCAACTGCAAATCTTCAGCGGAATGGGCGGCACCTATGGAAATGAACCCGGCATCAGTCAGGCGGTCACTTTTCGAATGTGGGCCGATAGCGCCAATGGTTTGCTCACGATCCCCGGAACCTTTTCGAACGGTAACCAGCCCGCCACTCCGGCATTTTCCCCTCACGCGAATTTTAACAGCGGAAACGGGATGGACGTCTCGGGACTATTCACGAGGGGTGCAGGAGCCTACTCCCTGACATCGAGGACAGATGTCACCATGAGTGGCGGCGGCGACATGAACTATGCCACGCACATTTTTGTTCAAGCCGTTCCCGAGCCGAGCGTGCTGCTTCTTCTGGGAGCAGGCTTGCTCGGACTTGGCGCGGCTGCAAGGAGAACGTCCTTCAGAAGCAAAAAGTAG
- a CDS encoding helix-turn-helix domain-containing protein → MDTDDVDLLPLKEVRRLLSISNVTLWKWAKQGKISLVKLSARKVYMRRGELKRFIHDREIGQIPEVASKMRA, encoded by the coding sequence ATGGATACAGATGATGTAGATCTCCTGCCGCTCAAAGAAGTCAGAAGGCTCTTGAGCATCTCCAATGTCACCCTGTGGAAATGGGCAAAACAGGGAAAGATTTCGCTGGTAAAGCTGTCAGCACGAAAAGTCTACATGAGACGCGGAGAGCTGAAGAGATTTATCCACGATAGAGAAATCGGGCAGATTCCCGAAGTGGCGAGCAAGATGCGCGCGTGA
- a CDS encoding BON domain-containing protein → MNDAVYRFVGREGYDAATDERSLGQQEDDARISGQIKGELLVSGVEGTGTMGVFCRNGIVVLAGVVEHGSKAGGEAVSIARQIQGVRKVETYFLPSQSLMRDFLIKVELYFEMALDSDLKVDQMDMAVIDGHVVLIGVVSSRSKAERIIAIACATRGVKAVKSFIQVAR, encoded by the coding sequence GTGAATGATGCCGTGTATCGATTCGTAGGAAGGGAGGGCTATGACGCGGCAACTGACGAGCGGTCATTGGGACAACAAGAGGATGACGCGAGGATCTCAGGGCAAATCAAAGGGGAACTTCTGGTGTCCGGTGTAGAAGGGACTGGTACAATGGGCGTCTTCTGCCGCAATGGTATTGTGGTGCTCGCGGGAGTTGTCGAGCATGGTTCAAAAGCCGGCGGCGAAGCGGTGAGCATTGCGCGTCAGATTCAGGGGGTGAGGAAGGTGGAAACCTATTTCCTTCCGAGTCAGTCCCTGATGCGCGATTTCCTCATCAAGGTGGAGCTTTACTTTGAGATGGCGCTCGATTCAGACCTCAAGGTAGACCAGATGGACATGGCCGTGATTGATGGGCATGTGGTACTGATCGGCGTCGTCAGTTCGCGCTCAAAAGCCGAAAGGATCATCGCAATAGCCTGCGCTACACGCGGCGTAAAGGCTGTGAAATCGTTCATCCAGGTGGCCCGGTGA
- a CDS encoding DUF3536 domain-containing protein, with protein MERFICIHGHFYQPPRENPWLEAIEVQDSARPYHDWNQRITAECYAPNSASRILDKENRILDIVGNYARMSFNFGPTLLSWMETGSPEAYQAILEADRESTETHSGHGNAIAQVYSHLIMPLANRRDKRTQIKWGVRDFTYRFKRNPEGMWLPETAVDTETLEIMAACGIKFTILAPHQAGKIRKLKARVWEDVGGGRVDPTRPYLCKLPSGRSITLFFYDGPIAKAVAFEDLLNRGEDFVDRLTAGFSDQREWPQVLHVATDGETYGHHHKFADMALAFALHQIEAQGIAKLTNYGAYLEKYPAAYEVQIVEKTSWSCAHGIERWRADCGCSSGSHPGWNQGWRAPLREALDWLRDQLVDPFEAESREYLKNPWEARDAYIEVILNRSEESIDRFLERHAPRKPAGTEKSAVLKLMEMQRHLMLMYTSCGWFFDELSGIESIQVIQYAARAMQLAQEVFKVNLEDGFRDRLAAAKSNLVEVRDGAQIYQRFVKPSMVGLEKVAAHYAISSLIEDYDDPAQIYCYEVKRADYQKMQAGEARLAVGQISVTSTVTLESDVASFSVLHLGGHIFSGGVDASLESDAYQSMKQEIMTAFEKGAIADTVRIMDRQAGMQAYSLLQLFRDEQRKILNHVMSETQAGFEHTYRLMYENNQLLMLFLQEAGMPVPKTFLSAAEFILNVEIKRMLEAEEIDFEKIGKLVNEVARWHLTLDQIDLEFTLRRKLEGVMQALHQTPSDLPLLSKVHRLMEQVPSLPLAVNLWRIQNMYFEMARTVYVEMLTKAGSGDQYAGQWTERFRQLGQTLSFNIAFVLGEINRPPLRDQAS; from the coding sequence GTGGAGCGCTTTATCTGCATTCACGGACACTTCTATCAACCACCGAGAGAGAATCCCTGGCTTGAGGCCATAGAAGTTCAGGATTCGGCCCGTCCGTATCATGACTGGAATCAAAGAATCACCGCAGAATGCTATGCACCCAATAGTGCGTCGCGGATCCTCGATAAAGAGAATCGGATCCTTGACATCGTAGGCAACTACGCCAGGATGAGCTTTAATTTTGGCCCCACGCTCCTCTCATGGATGGAGACAGGGTCCCCGGAGGCATACCAGGCGATCCTCGAGGCTGACCGTGAAAGCACCGAAACTCATTCAGGGCACGGCAACGCGATTGCGCAAGTGTACAGCCATCTCATTATGCCTCTCGCCAACAGGCGCGACAAGCGCACCCAGATCAAGTGGGGGGTAAGAGACTTCACATATAGATTTAAGCGCAATCCCGAGGGCATGTGGCTTCCAGAAACCGCGGTCGACACGGAGACGCTTGAGATCATGGCCGCATGCGGGATCAAGTTCACCATTCTCGCCCCGCATCAGGCGGGCAAGATCAGGAAGCTTAAAGCAAGAGTATGGGAGGATGTCGGTGGGGGTCGGGTGGATCCGACAAGGCCATATCTCTGTAAATTGCCCTCGGGCCGCAGTATCACCTTGTTCTTCTACGACGGTCCGATAGCGAAGGCGGTGGCATTTGAAGACTTGCTGAATCGCGGGGAAGATTTTGTCGACCGACTGACCGCTGGGTTTTCCGATCAGAGGGAATGGCCTCAGGTGCTCCACGTCGCTACGGATGGAGAAACCTATGGCCATCATCACAAGTTCGCAGATATGGCTCTTGCTTTCGCCCTCCATCAGATAGAGGCGCAAGGCATCGCAAAGCTCACGAACTACGGAGCATATCTCGAAAAGTATCCTGCCGCGTACGAGGTTCAGATAGTGGAGAAGACTTCCTGGAGCTGCGCTCACGGCATAGAACGATGGAGAGCAGACTGCGGATGCAGCTCCGGTAGCCATCCAGGCTGGAACCAGGGATGGAGGGCTCCATTGCGTGAAGCACTTGACTGGCTGAGGGATCAGCTGGTCGATCCTTTTGAGGCAGAGTCCCGGGAGTACCTGAAGAACCCGTGGGAGGCCAGAGATGCCTATATAGAAGTGATCCTCAACCGGTCCGAAGAGAGCATAGATAGATTCTTAGAGAGGCATGCCCCGAGGAAACCGGCAGGGACAGAGAAGAGCGCAGTCCTGAAACTCATGGAGATGCAGCGACACCTCATGCTGATGTACACCAGCTGCGGTTGGTTCTTTGATGAACTCTCGGGAATTGAATCGATTCAGGTAATACAGTATGCAGCAAGGGCGATGCAGCTTGCTCAAGAAGTGTTCAAGGTGAATCTTGAGGATGGCTTCAGGGACAGGCTCGCAGCCGCAAAAAGCAATCTCGTCGAAGTGCGTGACGGAGCGCAGATCTACCAGAGGTTTGTAAAGCCTTCAATGGTAGGCCTTGAAAAGGTAGCTGCCCATTATGCGATCAGCTCGCTTATCGAGGATTATGATGATCCGGCACAGATTTACTGCTACGAGGTCAAAAGGGCGGATTACCAGAAAATGCAAGCCGGTGAAGCAAGGCTTGCCGTAGGACAGATCAGCGTGACGTCGACGGTAACCCTGGAATCGGACGTTGCCAGTTTCTCGGTGCTCCACCTGGGCGGTCATATCTTCAGCGGCGGAGTTGACGCGTCCTTAGAGAGTGACGCCTATCAGTCCATGAAACAGGAGATAATGACAGCCTTCGAAAAAGGAGCGATCGCCGATACCGTGCGGATTATGGACCGCCAAGCCGGTATGCAAGCGTACTCGCTACTCCAGCTCTTCAGGGATGAGCAGCGGAAGATACTGAACCACGTCATGAGCGAGACCCAGGCAGGATTTGAGCATACCTATCGGCTTATGTATGAGAATAACCAGCTCTTGATGCTCTTCTTGCAGGAGGCGGGAATGCCCGTACCAAAGACGTTTCTCAGCGCGGCAGAGTTCATCCTCAACGTCGAGATCAAACGCATGCTTGAAGCCGAAGAGATAGACTTCGAAAAGATTGGCAAACTTGTGAACGAAGTTGCCAGATGGCACCTTACACTGGATCAGATTGACCTCGAGTTCACGTTGAGGCGCAAGCTTGAAGGAGTGATGCAGGCATTGCATCAGACGCCTTCAGATCTTCCTTTGCTCTCGAAGGTGCACAGACTTATGGAACAGGTGCCGTCGCTGCCTCTGGCAGTGAATCTCTGGCGTATTCAAAACATGTACTTCGAGATGGCAAGAACCGTCTATGTAGAGATGCTTACAAAGGCCGGGTCGGGCGACCAGTATGCGGGACAATGGACAGAACGGTTCAGGCAGCTGGGGCAGACCCTTTCCTTCAACATCGCCTTTGTCCTGGGAGAAATAAACAGGCCGCCGCTCCGGGATCAGGCAAGCTGA
- a CDS encoding amidase: MVHFELAILSLTDLSKMIRRGEITSKRLIELHLERITKVDGREGLNAYITVMADAALRQAKELDKLARAKQFRGPLHGMPIAVKDNLDTQGVRTTGGTKILADWRPQRDAHVIRKLKDAGAIILGKTNMHELAFGVTTNNPHYGPTRNPYDRLRIPGGSSGGSAAATAAGLCAASLGSDTGGSVRIPAALCSLVGLKPSFGRVGRGGLMHLSFSRDVIGPITRTVVDSALILEAISGPDPRDPESASEPVPHYAALAKKGTLKGKRFGVPVNYFFDVIHSDTRRVFDNAVREIKKMGGTVKEVQVKNTDLLKAQIAQVLTECIFLIEDYLKAFDEHAIIDEYLDQLGPDLQATLGSQKGLPDSKPVPGYVYVKTMRESRARVIAGFEEAMRGLDALLVPTTVMPAPKIGEDAVVDLEGKKLPTITTLTRNTNPFNVINYPAITIPAGYSQAGLPIGLQIVVRPWEDEKLLGIAYAFEQGTRVRKPPAL, encoded by the coding sequence GTGGTACATTTTGAACTGGCAATTCTCTCACTGACTGATCTGTCTAAAATGATCCGCAGAGGAGAGATCACGTCGAAACGGCTCATCGAGCTTCACCTTGAACGTATCACGAAGGTGGACGGTCGCGAGGGGCTCAATGCCTACATCACGGTTATGGCCGATGCTGCCCTCAGGCAGGCGAAAGAGCTGGACAAACTTGCCAGGGCAAAACAGTTCAGAGGTCCGCTGCACGGCATGCCAATAGCCGTGAAGGACAATCTCGATACCCAGGGCGTCAGAACAACGGGAGGTACAAAAATTCTGGCTGACTGGCGTCCGCAACGCGACGCGCACGTAATACGAAAGCTGAAAGACGCCGGGGCCATAATTCTTGGCAAGACAAACATGCATGAACTGGCCTTTGGCGTGACGACCAACAACCCTCATTACGGGCCCACGAGAAATCCATACGATCGTTTGAGGATCCCGGGAGGATCGAGCGGCGGCTCTGCCGCTGCCACAGCTGCGGGCCTCTGTGCCGCTTCACTGGGGTCTGATACAGGCGGTTCTGTAAGAATACCTGCGGCCCTCTGCAGCCTGGTCGGGCTCAAACCGTCGTTCGGGAGGGTCGGGAGGGGAGGCCTCATGCATCTTTCCTTCAGTCGGGACGTGATTGGACCTATCACCAGAACCGTTGTCGACTCCGCGCTCATTCTGGAAGCCATTTCCGGACCGGATCCGCGGGACCCGGAAAGTGCGAGTGAGCCGGTGCCCCATTACGCCGCGTTGGCGAAGAAAGGGACGTTAAAAGGCAAAAGATTCGGCGTCCCTGTGAACTATTTTTTCGACGTGATCCATTCGGATACGAGAAGGGTCTTCGATAATGCGGTTCGGGAAATAAAAAAGATGGGAGGAACCGTCAAGGAAGTTCAGGTGAAAAACACTGATCTTCTGAAAGCCCAGATTGCGCAGGTGCTGACGGAATGTATCTTTCTTATCGAGGACTATCTGAAGGCATTTGACGAGCATGCGATCATCGATGAGTACCTGGACCAGTTAGGCCCCGATTTGCAGGCAACACTGGGTAGTCAGAAAGGCTTGCCCGACTCCAAGCCTGTTCCGGGCTACGTCTACGTGAAAACCATGCGGGAGTCGCGTGCGAGAGTGATCGCAGGTTTCGAAGAGGCCATGCGCGGACTGGACGCCTTGCTCGTACCAACCACGGTAATGCCGGCCCCGAAGATTGGTGAGGATGCTGTCGTTGACCTGGAGGGAAAGAAACTTCCCACGATCACCACCTTGACAAGAAATACCAACCCCTTTAACGTCATTAACTATCCTGCTATCACTATACCTGCAGGGTACAGTCAGGCAGGGCTTCCCATAGGGTTGCAAATAGTGGTGCGGCCGTGGGAGGATGAAAAATTACTGGGCATTGCGTACGCGTTTGAGCAGGGCACCAGGGTCAGAAAGCCCCCGGCGCTCTAA